The following are encoded in a window of Telmatobacter sp. DSM 110680 genomic DNA:
- a CDS encoding restriction endonuclease subunit S, translated as MTRNWQTKRLGELCEIELGKTPARSNKAFWDEKRKTGNVWLSIADLLNAEDNVVVDSKEYLSDKGAAISKIVSEGTLLVSFKLTLGRLAFAGRDLFTNEAIAALKIFNERELSKEFLFYFLHFFDWRKAAENDVKLKGMTLNKAKLKEMPVSFPALVDQKRIVGILDDAFDSIATAKANGDKNLQNARELFGSYLDFATAGCLTKEWRRDHENVEHASAVLARRLAERHTQFGGKGKYKGPDAPITVKSVDLPKSWILASPEQIAIHIVDCPHSTPRWAKSGVLCLRTTNFKPGFLDLESVQFVSEQTYNERITRLEPKGGDVLYSREGGIMGIACMIPEHMKMCLGQRMMLFRLDTKLALPEYFTAVMNSTLILSEVRRLTNGAASPHLNICDIRRFPIPLPPIAEQHQIVVKLNANSADIQHLESIYQQKLVSLGELKKAILRRAFTGEL; from the coding sequence ATGACGAGAAATTGGCAGACAAAGCGGCTTGGTGAACTTTGCGAAATCGAACTCGGAAAAACTCCAGCACGATCAAATAAGGCGTTCTGGGATGAAAAGAGGAAGACCGGCAATGTGTGGCTCTCAATTGCTGATCTTCTGAACGCCGAAGATAACGTCGTCGTTGACAGTAAAGAATACCTTTCGGATAAAGGCGCAGCGATTTCTAAGATAGTCTCTGAAGGAACGCTGTTGGTCAGTTTCAAGCTTACGCTGGGACGCCTGGCATTTGCAGGGCGTGACCTATTCACAAACGAAGCTATTGCTGCGCTTAAGATTTTCAATGAGCGTGAATTGTCGAAGGAGTTTCTTTTCTACTTCCTTCACTTCTTTGATTGGCGCAAGGCTGCCGAGAACGATGTGAAGCTCAAAGGGATGACGCTTAACAAGGCGAAGCTGAAGGAGATGCCCGTAAGTTTTCCTGCGTTGGTTGATCAAAAGAGGATAGTCGGTATCCTCGATGACGCGTTTGACAGCATTGCTACCGCGAAAGCCAATGGCGATAAAAACCTCCAAAATGCCCGAGAACTTTTTGGAAGCTACCTTGATTTTGCAACAGCAGGGTGCCTCACGAAGGAATGGCGACGCGATCACGAAAATGTTGAACATGCTTCCGCCGTTTTAGCACGGAGGCTTGCCGAGCGCCACACTCAGTTTGGCGGAAAAGGAAAATACAAAGGTCCGGACGCCCCTATTACTGTCAAGTCCGTTGATCTTCCAAAAAGTTGGATTTTGGCCTCACCCGAACAAATCGCTATTCATATAGTTGACTGTCCGCACAGCACACCGAGATGGGCTAAATCTGGAGTGCTATGTCTCCGCACCACGAACTTTAAGCCCGGATTTCTTGATCTCGAATCAGTTCAATTTGTTTCCGAGCAGACGTACAACGAACGGATTACTCGTCTTGAGCCTAAAGGTGGTGATGTTCTGTATAGTCGCGAGGGCGGGATTATGGGAATTGCATGCATGATTCCAGAACATATGAAAATGTGCTTAGGGCAAAGGATGATGCTATTCCGGCTGGACACCAAACTCGCATTGCCAGAGTACTTCACAGCTGTGATGAATTCGACCTTGATCCTCTCGGAGGTCAGGCGCCTAACAAATGGAGCGGCTTCGCCTCATCTAAATATTTGTGATATACGGAGGTTCCCGATTCCCCTTCCTCCGATTGCTGAGCAGCACCAAATTGTCGTTAAGTTGAACGCTAACTCTGCTGACATTCAGCATCTCGAATCTATTTACCAGCAAAAACTCGTATCGCTGGGAGAATTGAAAAAGGCTATCTTGCGTAGGGCCTTCACGGGAGAACTTTAG